From a region of the Dictyostelium discoideum AX4 chromosome 2 chromosome, whole genome shotgun sequence genome:
- a CDS encoding UPF0183 family protein has protein sequence MFLKLELVPGKSLGDFILGMSISEALNIVKHNNVQINTVQIIFNDNDPLSLDIVIKLVDDGVLLRFEPKSQRLKVIEIFDVKKLSLSYRGSIFNQEDHTATFVDIYSKFGPSYPGDFNLEKSIYHLHYPGLSFSFRIPTAFKSLYQSSTELPVELPDGSTPLVEKIFVYSGLQMKTPLPVIPIHNEEILVCPNEGVYFSKRNCILTFNSTTQDVLSELGPPSKIYHKEEDNMKIHTNVEGSVAQDYFYNYFHFGIDILFDIKKNTIKKFILHTNFPTHYEFNLYTKCSFKIISDLQTPNSSSIIFNTIKRHLSGKPINNLTITQSNISQKKELNSILPSDAKNNNNNNNNNNNNNNNNNNNNNYNEFHLETDINYVHPDQKWEEVQKIFGKCGKPVVNNRGSISNPFGSTYFYGYSGIIFEIMKNNYIASVCLFNDIESNNNNFNNNNNFNNNNNNNNNNNNNNNNNNNNNNNNNNNNIFNNNNFNNNNNYNNNMADISNNLNNMNMNYQPQIKGNQKQ, from the exons atgtttttaaaattagaacTTGTACCAGGTAAAAGTCTTGGAGACTTTATCCTAGGTATGTCAATATCAGAGGCATTAAATATTGTGAAACATAACAATGTTCAAATTAACACTgtacaaattatttttaatgataat GATCCTTTAAGTTTAGATATAGTAATTAAATTAGTAGATGATGGTGTTTTATTAAGATTTGAACCAAAATCACAAAGATTAAAAGttattgaaatatttgatgtaaagaaattatcattaaGTTATAGGGgttcaatttttaatcaaGAGGATCATACTGCAACATTTGTTGATATCTATTCAAAGTTTGGACCTTCATATCCTGGTGATTTTAATTTGGAGAAAAGCatttatcatcttcattaccCA gGATTATCATTTAGCTTTAGAATACCTACAGCATTTAAGTCACTTTATCAAAGTAGCACAGAGCTACCAGTAGAGTTACCAGATGGTAGTACACCTTTGGTTGAAAAGATATTTGTATATAGTGGTTTGCAAATGAAAACACCTTTACCTGTAATTCCAATTCATAATGAAGAAATTTTAGTTTGt cCAAATGAAGGAGTTTATTTTAGTAAAAGAAATTGTATTCTTACATTTAATTCAACTACACAAGATGTTTTAAGCGAACTTGGACCACCATCAAAAATTTATCATAAAGAAGAGGATAACATGAAGATTCATACAAATGTTGAAGGTTCAGTAGCACAAGATTACTTTTATAATTACTTTCATTTTGGTATTGATATCttatttgatattaaaaagaatacaattaaaaaatttatacttCATACAAATTTCCCAACTCattatgaatttaattt ataTACAAAAtgttcatttaaaattattagcGATTTACAAACACCAAActcatcatcaattatttttaatactattaaaaGACATCTTTCAGgaaaaccaattaataacTTAACAATTACTCAATCGAACATATCAcaaaaaaaggaattaaaTTCTATTTTACCTTCAGatgcaaaaaataataataataataataataataataataataataataataataataataataataataactataacGAATTTCATCTTGAAACAGATATTAATTATGTTCACCCTGATCAAAAATGGGAAGAGgttcaaaaaatatttggaaAGTGCGGAAAACCAGTTGTAAATAACAGAGGGTCTATTTCAAATCCATTTGGCTCAACTTATTTCTATGGTTATTCAGGTATTATCTTTGAAATcatgaaaaataattatatagcTTCTGTctgtttatttaatgatatcgaatcaaataataataattttaataataataataattttaataataataataataataataataataataataataataataataataataataataataataataataataataataataacatttttaataataataattttaataataataataattataataataatatggcTGATATAAgcaacaatttaaataatatgaatatgAATTACCAACCACAAATTAAAGGAAACCAAAAACAATAA
- the vatF gene encoding vacuolar H+ ATPase F subunit: MATKSLSETALVAVIGDEDVVTGFLLAGVGQKDKKKNENFLVVDSKTSQAKIETAFKSFTTRNDIAIIMITQKVADEIRYLIDEYHQVIPTILEIPSKDHPYDPKKDSVMLKVKKMTGSD, from the exons ATGGCCACAAAAAGTTTGTCAGAAACAGCATTAGTTGCAGTCATTGGTGATGAA GATGTCGTCACTGGTTTCCTTTTAGCAGGTGTTGGacaaaaagataaaaagaaaaacgaAAACTTTTTAGTTGTTGACAGTA aaACCAGTCAAGCTAAAATTGAAACAGCATTCAAATCATTCACTACTAGAAACGATATTGcaattattatgattacaCAAAAa gTTGCAGATGAAATCcgttatttaattgatgaataTCATCAAGTAATTCCAACTATTTTAGAGATCCCATCAAAAGATCATCCATATGATCCAAAGAAAGACAGTGTTATGTTAAAAGTTAAGAAAATGACTGGTTctgattaa
- a CDS encoding Phox domain-containing protein translates to MTVKDRSGSTSSSGGFIGTSKSRSNTIDNNNSNINNNNNNNNIAEVSKSTIAINNNGAQQPPPPQQQPSLVVDNNNNNNNTDNKRIKIIKSASITLTETISPKKKPYTVYRIEVELQDESSIYTVYRRYSEFLEFDLKLHSAFPLAKIPFPPKKAFGKMNNEFIVQRKDDLQKFVNSIFNNAELGTQLSTHPIVVSFFEANEFDIEHSLNTRRINSNNNNNGNGNGNSGGGSNGGINSNYNSYNSNIIGSSYGSILMVPNSSSNIGASNKSNNNDILVTRFIMSTLSFWAHLLDLPSLLSLSATCNYLFNTISSYSDLWKILYYEQFSLLHHDQPHITDCQCQYTHTLNHNLFSNGSFNSLKESLSNLNITDSNNNNNNNTTNSTTNNNNNSNNNNNNTINNGGLGRSSSLISLHETEEEIKKDNNNNNIITNGNNTNQPKKIKCHKLTSSQSSLSTLSSLYISSNLNLNSFKKKEKEIEKENQPNEKKENKNENEKEFEKQQENEKEFENEKQKEKDKETTNNNNNINNNNNNNNNNNNNNNNNNNNNNNLTNINSNLNNSIKNINQTFYLNSKPIVEFNRVLFLHLLSTHFKLRTCIDSHISDRYCDCFALKFRGSIIGITDTPKSLLSSFDTVHLNSNQNNNNNNNNNNNNNNNNNNNNNNNNNNNNNNNNNNNNQNNNNNNQNDDNNQNNIIDNNYEKKNELSGSESDEIESTEESDNEDVEEDLKISHTISNNKILCIQTFIDCRENITTNERLFSLSQAHFVIITFSLIDKQSFEDVSNKWWEDVRNVCSEAPIILVGLHRDQRENYQPSDQTISYLQGLELSQQLPNCLAYIENPSASDGVGGNRNSLLSELSSQLVHYYRTSVFKYEIKKNKYEININFLSKIYPFYSNDYLFGALSSWSGDIEKTMEMLTEKENKVTSPSTTPTLPIKNKSRSMHIRNRIPSGKSKSTLSFSTPGTNIQKSPSKGKSQTNNNNNNNNNNNNNNNNNNNNNNNNNNNNNNSSSTSPTNSKWVSSSSSSLGSRSELRQSWNLELAKMDKPERDRLIEGYFSLSQNNNNNNNNNNNNNNNNNNGSLVAPKRGSIIIFSSSTNATAASSKSSSTIDNNEITNNLSSSNDNNNTKSLTSSNDNNNQQQQQQSVSPPSPATIRQQIRIPEAQVNSLVEKLKKSSVDDFIKGFLKKKSQSQDALAEMILSFMREMKTKIQSNQIYSSIPSNLLMDSNIEEDITAPPLAEIENYLYQTVYKIVFSTPDTLERDTLLSERMSKLVFVEPKHLEISPIHCDKDLWFTAQQELQALNELYSPSQKLECVLKCCKIILFLLSNSDSPGGADDFLPHLIYVVIHANVPNLCSNFEFISKFCSQDQLKMERYYYLTTFGIAVTFLENIDAKQLKIDPDEYNAYMSGKKKPKEYDPSKAKIMQKLGIDEKTASLIEFSPKKHGRKPSSNNGANSSLGSVDANGNSIISGDVEILSSSVGSVNSNYSIGNSSSLGTNGVDHFDDDILKQSTNEQLLPIQSWDSPSTVLESSKDLSFDLKEGKKLLLRLNNNNNNNNNNNNNNNNNNSNGANNINNINNNNNTNDSNNDKPEEIENPLFQP, encoded by the exons atgacagtCAAAGATCGTAGTGGTAGCACATCAAGTAGTGGTGGTTTTATTGGCACTTCAAAAAGTAGAAGTAACACCATAGATAACAACAATagcaatattaataacaataataataataataatattgcaGAAGTGTCAAAGTCAACAATAGCAATAAACAATAATGGAGctcaacaaccaccaccaccacaacaacaaccatcatTAGTagtagataataataataataataataatacagataataaaagaattaaaattattaaaagtgcATCAATTACATTAACAGAGACAATATCACCAAAGAAGAAACCATATACAGTGTATAGGATAGAAGTTGAATTACAAGATGAATCATCAATTTATACAGTGTATAGAAGATATTCagaatttttagaatttgatttaaagttACACTCTGCGTTTCCATTAGCAAAGATACCATTCCCACCAAAGAAAGCATTTGgtaaaatgaataatgaaTTCATAGTTCAAAGAAAAGATGATCTtcaaaaatttgtaaattcaaTCTTTAACAATGCTGAACTTGGTACTCAATTATCAACTCATCCAATCGTTGTATCATTCTTTGAAGcaaatgaatttgatattGAACATTCTTTAAATACTCGTagaattaatagtaataataataataatggtaatggcaatggtaatagtggtggtggtagcaATGGTGGaattaatagtaattataatagttataatagtaatataattGGTAGTAGTTATGGTAGTATATTAATGGTAccaaatagtagtagtaatataGGAGCATCGAATAAatccaataataatgatattttagTGACAAGATTTATAATGTCAACACTTTCTTTTTGGGCACATCTTTTAGAtttaccatcattattatcattatcagcCACATGTAATTATCTATTCAATACGATCTCAAGTTATTCGGACCTTTGGAAAATTTTATACTATGAACAATTCTCACTATTACATCATGATCAACCACATATAACAGATTGTCAATGTCAATATACACATACATTAAatcataatttattttcaaatggttCTTTCAATAGTTTAAAAGaatctttatcaaatttaaatattactgatagtaataataataataataataatacaactaATAGtacaactaataataataataatagcaataataataataataatacaattaataatggtggaTTAGGTAGATCTTCAAGTTTAATATCATTACATGAAAcagaagaagaaattaaaaaggataataataataataatattattactaatggTAATAACACAAATCAAcctaaaaaaatcaaatgccATAAATTAACATCATCACAATCATCACTCTCGACATTATCTTCATTATATAtatcatcaaatttaaatttaaattcattcaaaaaaaaagaaaaagagattgaaaaAGAGAATCAACCAAAcgagaaaaaagaaaataaaaatgaaaatgaaaaagaatttgaaaaacaacaagaaaatgaaaaagaatttgaaaatgaaaaacaaaaggAAAAGGATAAAGaaactacaaataataataataatattaataataataataataataataataataataataataataataataataataataataataataataatttaacaaatataaatagtaatttaaataatagtataaagaatataaatcaaacattttatttaaattcaaaaccaATAGTAGAATTTAATAGGGTTTTATTCCTACATTTATTATCAACtcattttaaattaagaACTTGTATCGATAGTCATATTTCCGATAGATATTGTGATTGTTTTGCTCTCAAATTTCGTGGTTCTATCATTGGTATAACTGATACtccaaaatcattattatcctCTTTCGACACTGTACATTTAAATAGTaatcaaaacaacaacaacaacaacaacaacaacaacaacaacaacaacaacaacaacaacaacaacaacaacaacaacaacaacaacaacaacaacaacaacaataataataatcaaaataataataataataatcaaaatgatgataataatcaaaataatattattgataataattatgaaaagaaaaatgaattatcagGATCAGAATCTGATGAAATCGAATCAACAGAAGAAagtgataatgaagatgTTGAAGAGGATTTAAAAATCTCTCATaccatttcaaataataagaTATTATGTATTCAAACATTTATAGATTGTAGAGAGAATATTACGACCAATGAAAGATTATTTAGTCTATCGCAAGCTCACTTTGTTATAATCACATTCTCATTGATTGATAAACAATCATTTGAAGATGTTTCAAATAAGTGGTGGGAAGATGTAAGAAATGTTTGTTCAGAAGCACCGATTATATTAGTTGGTTTACATAGAGATCAACGTGAGAATTATCAACCATCCGATCAAACTATCTCTTATCTTCAAGGTTTAGAATTATCTCAACAATTACCAAATTGTTTAGCTTACATTGAAAATCCTTCTGCTTCtgatggtgttggtggtaatAGAAATTCCCTATTATCTGAATTGTCTTCTCAATTAGTTCATTATTATAGAACTTCTGTTTTTAAATAtg aaattaaaaagaataaatatgaaattaatattaatttcttatCAAAGATTTATCCattttattcaaatgattatttattcGGAGCATTATCAAGTTGGAGTggtgatattgaaaaaactATGGAAATGTTAACAGAGAAAGAGAATAAAGTAACATCACCTTCAACTACACCAACACTACcaataaagaataaatcaAGAAGTATGCATATTAGAAATAGAATTCCAAGTggtaaatcaaaatcaacattatcattttcaacacCTGGTACAAATATACAAAAATCACCATCAAAAGGAAAAtcacaaacaaataataataataataataataataataataataataataataataataataataataataataataataataataacaataacaataatagtagtagtactTCACCTACTAATTCAAAATGGGTATCATCTAGTTCATCATCACTTGGTTCAAGATCAGAATTAAGACAAAGTTGGAATTTAGAATTAGCAAAAATGGATAAACCAGAAAGAGATAGGTTAATTGAAGGTTATTTTTCACTttcacaaaataataataataataataataataataataataacaacaataataataataatggttcatTAGTAGCACCAAAAAGAGGTtccataattatttttagtagtAGTACAAATGCTACAGCTGCAAGTTCTAAAAGTAGCTCAAccattgataataatgaaataacaaataatttatcaagttcaaatgataataataatacaaagagtttaacatcatcaaatgataataataatcaacaacaacaacaacaatctgtatcaccaccatcaccagcAACAATTAGACAACAAATTAGAATACCAGAAGCACAAGTTAATTCATTAGTTGAAAAGTTAAAGAAATCATCAGttgatgattttattaaaggttttttaaaaaagaaatcacaaAGTCAGGATGCTTTAGCAGAGATGATCCTATCATTTATGAGGGAAATGAAAACAAAGATTCAAAGTAATCAAATCTATAGTTCAATACCATCAAATCTTTTAATGGATTCAAATATTGAAGAGGATATAACCGCTCCACCTTTGgctgaaattgaaaattatctATATCAAACCGTTTACAAAATCGTATTCTCAACGCCTGATACTTTGGAACGTGATACTCTCCTCTCTGAACGTATGAGTAAATTAGTATTTGTCGAACCAAAACATTTGGAAATTTCGCCCATTCATTGTGATAAAGATCTTTGGTTTACTGCTCAACAAGAGTTACAAGCTTTAAATGAACTTTATTCACCTTCTCAAAAATTAGAATGTGTTTTAAAATgttgtaaaattattttat ttttattatcaaattctgATAGTCCAGGTGGTGCAGATGATTTCTTACCACATTTAATTTATGTTGTAATTCATGCAAATGTACCAAATCTGTGTAGTAATTTCGAATTTATATCAAAGTTTTGTAGTCAAGaccaattgaaaatggaGAGATACTACTATTTAACAACTTTTGGTATTGCCGTTACCTTTTTAGAGAATATCGATGccaaacaattgaaaatcgATCCAGACGAATATAATGCCTATATGAGTGGAAAAAAGAAACCAAAAGAATATGATCCATCAAAAGCTAAAATTATGCAAAAACTAGGTATCGATGAAAAGACTGCTTCCTTGATTGAATTTTCTCCAAAGAAACACGGAAGAAAACCATCCTCAAATAATGGAGCCAATAGTAGTTTGGGTAGTGTCGATGCAAATGGTAATAGTATTATAAGTGGAGATGTAGAGATTTTAAGTTCAAGTGTTGGTAGTGTCAATAGTAACTATAGCATTGGAAATAGTAGTAGTTTAGGTACCAATGGCGTAGATCATTTCGATGATGATATCTTGAAACAATCAACCAATGAacaattattaccaattcaATCTTGGGATAGTCCCTCTACTGTTTTAGAGTCTTCCAAAGATCTTTCATTTGATCTTAAAGAAGGTAAAAAACTATTACTgcgtttaaataataataacaataataacaataataataataataataacaataataataatagtaatggtgctaataatataaataatataaataataataataatacgaatgattcaaataatgataaacccgaagaaattgaaaatcctTTATTTcaaccataa
- the mpgB gene encoding GTP:alpha-D-mannose-1-phosphate guanylyltransferase → MTTTTTKAIILVGGPSKGTRFRPLSLDVPKLLFPIAGKPMIYHHIEACSKVENMKEIILIGFFQESVLSKFISETSKQLNVAIRYINEEKVLGTAGGLYHFRDIILEGGPSEIFVLHSDICCAFPLNDLLQFHKQHGRSCTIMGTEIESAYANQYGCLVRDEKTAELLHYAEKPETFVSNLINCGVYCFSPQFFDVIGKTMIDLKTSGQNITTDYPEITRKGFDVERLRLEQDIFVPLAGTGFISVYPYVGFWRQIKNAGSSVYCQELYLNHFAKTKPEVLKKGNNIIGNVIIDSTASVDPSAIIGPDVYIGPNVKIGKGVRVIHSIILDQTEIKDHACIIYSIIGWQSLIGVWARIEGIPNYTPFLYSQDKRRGVTIFGAGAQANGEIIVSNCIVMPHKQLDRNYNNEIIL, encoded by the exons atgacaacaacaacaacaaaagcAATAATATTAGTTGGTGGACCAAGTAAAGGTACTAGATTTCGTCCTCTTTCATTAGATgtaccaaaattattattcccAATAGCAGGTAAACCAATGATTTATCATCATATTGAAGCATGTTCAAAAGTTGAAAATATGAAGGAGATTATATTGATTGGATTCTTTCAAGAGAGTGTTTTATCCAAATTTATAAGTGAAACATCAAAGCAATTGAATGTTGCAATTCGTTACATCAATGAAGAGAAGGTATTGGGAACAGCAGGTGGTTTATATCATTTTCGTGATATCATTTTAGAGGGTGGTCCATCAGAAATCTTTGTATTACACTCTGATATATGTTGTGCATTCCCATTGAACGATCTCTTACAATTTCATAAACAACATGGTAGATCTTGCACAATAATGGGTACAGAGATAGAATCAGCATATGCAAATCAATATGGTTGTTTAGTACGTGATGAAAAAACTGCTGAATTACTTCATTACGCTGAAAAACCTGAAACTtttgtttcaaatttaatcaatTGCGGTGTCTATTGTTTTTCACCTCAATTCTTTGATGTCATTGGTAAAACTatgattgatttaaaaacttCTGGTCAAAATATTACTACTGATTATCc agAAATTACAAGAAAAGGATTTGATGTTGAACGTCTTAGATTAGAACAAGATATTTTCGTTCCATTAGCAGGTACAGGATTTATTTCAGTTTATCCATATGTTGGATTTTGGagacaaattaaaaatgcaGGTTCATCAGTTTATTGTCAAgaactttatttaaatcattttgcaaaaacaaaaccagaagttttaaaaaaaggaaataataTCATTGGTAATGTTATCATTGATTCAACTGCTTCTGTTGATCCATCAGcaatt ATTGGACCAGATGTTTATATTGGACCAAAtgttaaaattggtaaagGTGTTAGAGTCATtcattcaattattttagatCAAACAGAGATTAAAGATCATGCATGTATAATTTATAGTATTATTGGTTGGCAAAGTTTAATTGGTGTTTGGGCAAGAATCGAAGGTATTCCAAACTATACACCATTCCTTTATAGTCAAGATAAAAGAAGAGGTGTTACTATTTTTGGTGCTGGTGCTCAAGCAAATGGTGAAATCATCGTTTCAAATTGTATCGTTATGCCTCATAAACAATTAGAtagaaattataataatgaaatcattTTGTAA